The window AAGACAAATAATTTCAAAAATTCCAGAAAAATTAGCTAAAAAATATTTTATTCTCGTTTTTGATCAAAAAGCAGATCGATTAAAAATGGCCATCGCCAAGCCTGCTCGTCTTCAATATGATCGTCCGGGTGTCCTGGCGGATATTCAAAAAAAACAGAAAGTCGACATTGATTTATATATCACCTCTGAAGGCGATTTTAACGAAGCCTTAAAATATTATCATCTTAAACCGAAAATAAAAATTGATCAAACTACCAAACTTACCGAATTACCAGATAAATCAAAGAACGAGAGCCAACCTGAAGAAAAATTACCCCAAATTTTAGATATTTTAGTTAGCCAACGTTTAATTAATCAAAAAGAAGCTTTAGAAATTATCAAAAAGGGCGAAAAGCAAAATGTGCCTTTTGAAAATATTATTCGCGAAGAAGGTTATGTTTCTGATGATGAATTAGCAAAAGCACAGGCCCAGCAATTTAATTTACCTTACTTGTCTTTAAAAAATTTAAAAATTTCCGCTGAAAATATAAGAAAATTCCCGATTGAAATTTCGGAAAAATATCGATTAGTGGTTTTCGAAACCTTGTCAGATAAAGTTTTTAAAATTGCCACCGCATATCCTGAAAATCCAGCCGCGCATGAAGTAGTCAGCTTTCTAAAATCAAAATATGGCATTACCGGATATTTACATATTACCACCCCGCAAGATATTACCCTGGTTTTGGAAAAATATAAAGAATCGGAACCTGAGAAAAAAGGCGAACATAAAACATTCTCATTGTTCGGTGAGGGAAATGAACCTTGGAGACCTCAGGCTAAAGAACCTAAACCAATTGGTGAATTAGATATTGGTACCTTAATTAAAAAAGATATTCAAACCAAAGAAGAATTAGAAAAAATTACTAAAACTGGAGATATTCCCAGAACCGTCGCTGGCTTAATTAATTTCGCCTTAGTTAAAAAATCATCAGATATTCATATTGAACCTTGGGAAAAAGAATTACACGTGAGATACCGTATTGATGGTGTTTTACGGGATATTATTAAGATGGACCGCAAGATGCATCCTGGAATTATTGCGAGAATAAAAATTTCATCAAGATTGAGATTAGATGAGCAACGAATACCTCAAGATGGTCGGTTTGCAATTAGTTTCAAAAACCGCGCGGTCGATATTCGAGTTTCAACCCTACCCACCAGCAATGGTGAAAAAGCGGTTTTGAGATTATTGGAAAAAACCAAAAAAATAATTTCATTTGAGGAATTAGGTTTAACTGGCCGAGCTTTTGATGTTTTGGCAAATAATATTAAAAAACCGTATGGGATGATT is drawn from Patescibacteria group bacterium and contains these coding sequences:
- a CDS encoding ATPase, T2SS/T4P/T4SS family, which encodes MQDSVSQQKKPGKNLGEAGDILDIVLKKGWLIRPQIEQMRQDSLVSQKSVTQILEESGLISQEKLIQAYSDFFKLPIIRLRELYVPRQIISKIPEKLAKKYFILVFDQKADRLKMAIAKPARLQYDRPGVLADIQKKQKVDIDLYITSEGDFNEALKYYHLKPKIKIDQTTKLTELPDKSKNESQPEEKLPQILDILVSQRLINQKEALEIIKKGEKQNVPFENIIREEGYVSDDELAKAQAQQFNLPYLSLKNLKISAENIRKFPIEISEKYRLVVFETLSDKVFKIATAYPENPAAHEVVSFLKSKYGITGYLHITTPQDITLVLEKYKESEPEKKGEHKTFSLFGEGNEPWRPQAKEPKPIGELDIGTLIKKDIQTKEELEKITKTGDIPRTVAGLINFALVKKSSDIHIEPWEKELHVRYRIDGVLRDIIKMDRKMHPGIIARIKISSRLRLDEQRIPQDGRFAISFKNRAVDIRVSTLPTSNGEKAVLRLLEKTKKIISFEELGLTGRAFDVLANNIKKPYGMILATGPTGSGKTTTLYAVLQSINTSQTNIVTLEDPIEYQIDGVNHCQARPDIGFSFAEGLRSILRQDPNVIMVGEIRDKETAGMAVQAALTGHLVLSSLHTNDAAGAIPRMLDMGIEPFLIASSLSAILAQRLVRKICSKCKQQIQMPAEVIGKIDRELAQIPQTSGVKVPKPYTFWRGKGCPECEEGYVGRIGIFEVLPISHQIQALTIKQESANALKNKAIEEGMLTMKQDGLLKALNGLTTVDEVFRTTLIE